One segment of Eriocheir sinensis breed Jianghai 21 chromosome 69, ASM2467909v1, whole genome shotgun sequence DNA contains the following:
- the LOC126988413 gene encoding uncharacterized protein LOC126988413: MPRREEGLGLSEVNYQHRAIMVSIGQYLRSSLSPNIARVQEHHTNKASKNTSITKLTQHFGQDCIVDEQETENTPATKMARKSCSKFTRKFQNTNLTEWAEHQRAKFFLQELSKDYIDKESSLNWLIKGTLHYDQERLIMAAQDQAIMTNALKKMAGLSNNNKRRFCHTEIESVSHLICSCQTLLADGYYTVRHDEVCKYLHWTICSSLNIKCSSKVWEHQPEKITGNETHTICYDQVIPTATYLDNAAVKPDLVVWNRKEKVAMIVEVSIPHDSGLNRAEREKVTKYQGLMHDMKRNWKLKNISIVPVIAGATGLLKKNFKDHLAKIPGNPRATEIQTIALKGTTTILKRTLGCSL; this comes from the coding sequence ATgccaagaagagaggaaggcctAGGACTGTCTGAAGTTAACTACCAACACAGAGCCATTATGGTGAGCATCGGCCAATACCTCAGAAGCTCCCTAAGTCCAAACATTGCCAGGGTCCAGGAACACCACACCAACAAAGCCAGCAAAAACACCTCAATTACTAAGCTGACCCAGCATTTTGGACAGGATTGTATAGTAGATGAGcaggaaacagaaaacacacCAGCCACCAAAATGGCCAGAAAGAGCTGTTCAAAATTCACCAGGAAGTTCCAGAACACCAACTTAACTGAGTGGGCAGAACACCAACGTGCCAAGTTTTTCCTGCAAGAGCTCTCCAAAGACTACATTGACAAGGAGAGCTCTCTGAACTGGCTCATCAAAGGAACCCTCCACTACGATCAGGAGAGGCTGATAATGGCAGCACAAGACCAGGCCATAATGACCAACGCTTTAAAAAAAATGGCTGGtctcagtaacaacaacaaacgcAGGTTCTGCCACACTGAAATTGAAAGTGTGAGCCACCTGATCTGCAGCTGCCAGACTCTGCTAGCCGATGGCTACTACACAGTCAGGCACGATGAAGTGTGCAAATACCTACACTGGACCATCTGCAGCAGCCTGAACATCAAGTGCTCTAGCAAAGTGTGGGAACATCAGCCAGAGAAAATCACCGGAAATGAGACGCACACCATCTGCTATGACCAGGTAATTCCAACAGCTACCTATCTAGATAATGCTGCAGTGAAACCAGACCTGGTTGtgtggaacaggaaagaaaaagtggctaTGATAGTTGAGGTCAGTATCCCACATGACAGCGGGCTAAACAGAGCTGAAAGGGAAAAGGTCACCAAATATCAAGGCCTGATGCATGATATGAAAAGAAACTGGAAATTGAAGAACATCTCGATTGTGCCAGTCATTGCCGGAGCAACAGGCCTACTGAAAAAGAACTTCAAGGACCATCTAGCTAAAATCCCAGGAAACCCGAGGGCAACAGAAATCCAAACAATTGCCCTTAAGGGAACCACTACCATCCTAAAAAGAACCCTCGGTTGCAGCCTCTAA